The following proteins are encoded in a genomic region of Gossypium hirsutum isolate 1008001.06 chromosome D05, Gossypium_hirsutum_v2.1, whole genome shotgun sequence:
- the LOC107907298 gene encoding probable protein phosphatase 2C 22 isoform X2, giving the protein MKGNDEFGCLDNPITSEGKPPNPRTPSFGQQSPTTDGVLKPCKKSLVRHPSLVKSKALDIAIGNGYEVENCGAEFTPIIRSGAWADIGFRTRMEDVYLRIDDFTHDYGLKKCADVPNAFYGVFDGHGGKHAADFACYHLPRFIVEDQNFPEEVERIVASAFLQTDTAFAEACALDSALASGATALTALVLGRMLVVANVGDCRAVLCRRGKAIEMSRDHKPNCNRERKRIEALGGSVYDGYLNGQLNVARALGDWHIEGMKDANGGPLSAEPELMTADLTEEDEFLIIGCDGLWDVFRSQNAVDFARRRLQEHNDPAMCSKDLVDEALKRKSEDNLTVVVVCFQSNPPPNLVAPRARVRRSFSAEGLRELQSLLDGLGN; this is encoded by the exons ATGAAGGGAAACGACGAATTTGGTTGTTTAGATAATCCGATTACGAGCGAGGGTAAGCCACCGAATCCTCGTACGCCATCGTTTGGACAGCAGAGTCCTACCACTGATGGCGTTTTGAAGCCTTGTAAGAAGTCCCTCGTTCGGCACCCCTCTCTT GTGAAGTCAAAGGCATTGGATATTGCTATTGGAAATGGATACGAGGTGGAAAACTGTGGTGCTGAATTCACCCCTATTATCCGTTCCGGAGCATGGGCTGACATAGGGTTTAGAACGAGAATGGAAGATGTATATCTGCGAATTGATGATTTCACGCATGATTACGGTCTCAAGAAATGTGCTGATGTGCCCAATGCCTTTTATGGG GTGTTTGATGGACATGGCGGGAAGCATGCTGCTGACTTTGCTTGCTATCATTTGCCAAGGTTCATTGTTGAGGATCAAAACTTTCCTGAAGAGGTTGAGAGGATCGTTGCTTCAGCTTTTCTGCAAACTGATACAGCTTTTGCAGAAGCTTGTGCACTGGATTCAGCCCTTGCTTCTGGTGCCACTGCTTTGACAGCTCTTGTTCTTGGGAG AATGTTGGTTGTGGCAAATGTTGGAGATTGTCGAGCTGTTTTATGTCGTCGTGGCAAAGCAATTGAAATGTCAAGAGATCACAAACCCAATTGCAATAGAGAGAGAAAGCGCATTGAGGCATTAGGAGGTTCCGTCTACGATGGTTACCTCAACGGACAACTTAATGTGGCTCGTGCATTAGGGGATTGGCACATTGAAGGAATGAAAGATGCAAATGGAGGACCACTAAGTGCAGAGCCCGAGCTTATGACTGCAGATCTGACAGAGGAAGATGAATTCCTTATCATAGGATGTGATGGGCTTTGGGATGTTTTCCGTAGCCAAAATGCAGTTGATTTTGCTAGGCGGAGACTTCAAGAGCATAATGATCCTGCCATGTGCAGTAAGGATCTGGTGGATGAAGCTTTGAAAAGGAAAAGCGAGGATAACTTGACTGTTGTGGTGGTTTGCTTTCAATCTAATCCGCCCCCAAACTTGGTTGCCCCCCGTGCGAGAGTGCGGAGGAGCTTTTCTGCAGAGGGATTGAGAGAGTTGCAAAGCTTGTTGGATGGTTTGGGAAACTAA
- the LOC107907298 gene encoding probable protein phosphatase 2C 22 isoform X1, whose translation MKGNDEFGCLDNPITSEGKPPNPRTPSFGQQSPTTDGVLKPCKKSLVRHPSLQVKSKALDIAIGNGYEVENCGAEFTPIIRSGAWADIGFRTRMEDVYLRIDDFTHDYGLKKCADVPNAFYGVFDGHGGKHAADFACYHLPRFIVEDQNFPEEVERIVASAFLQTDTAFAEACALDSALASGATALTALVLGRMLVVANVGDCRAVLCRRGKAIEMSRDHKPNCNRERKRIEALGGSVYDGYLNGQLNVARALGDWHIEGMKDANGGPLSAEPELMTADLTEEDEFLIIGCDGLWDVFRSQNAVDFARRRLQEHNDPAMCSKDLVDEALKRKSEDNLTVVVVCFQSNPPPNLVAPRARVRRSFSAEGLRELQSLLDGLGN comes from the exons ATGAAGGGAAACGACGAATTTGGTTGTTTAGATAATCCGATTACGAGCGAGGGTAAGCCACCGAATCCTCGTACGCCATCGTTTGGACAGCAGAGTCCTACCACTGATGGCGTTTTGAAGCCTTGTAAGAAGTCCCTCGTTCGGCACCCCTCTCTT CAGGTGAAGTCAAAGGCATTGGATATTGCTATTGGAAATGGATACGAGGTGGAAAACTGTGGTGCTGAATTCACCCCTATTATCCGTTCCGGAGCATGGGCTGACATAGGGTTTAGAACGAGAATGGAAGATGTATATCTGCGAATTGATGATTTCACGCATGATTACGGTCTCAAGAAATGTGCTGATGTGCCCAATGCCTTTTATGGG GTGTTTGATGGACATGGCGGGAAGCATGCTGCTGACTTTGCTTGCTATCATTTGCCAAGGTTCATTGTTGAGGATCAAAACTTTCCTGAAGAGGTTGAGAGGATCGTTGCTTCAGCTTTTCTGCAAACTGATACAGCTTTTGCAGAAGCTTGTGCACTGGATTCAGCCCTTGCTTCTGGTGCCACTGCTTTGACAGCTCTTGTTCTTGGGAG AATGTTGGTTGTGGCAAATGTTGGAGATTGTCGAGCTGTTTTATGTCGTCGTGGCAAAGCAATTGAAATGTCAAGAGATCACAAACCCAATTGCAATAGAGAGAGAAAGCGCATTGAGGCATTAGGAGGTTCCGTCTACGATGGTTACCTCAACGGACAACTTAATGTGGCTCGTGCATTAGGGGATTGGCACATTGAAGGAATGAAAGATGCAAATGGAGGACCACTAAGTGCAGAGCCCGAGCTTATGACTGCAGATCTGACAGAGGAAGATGAATTCCTTATCATAGGATGTGATGGGCTTTGGGATGTTTTCCGTAGCCAAAATGCAGTTGATTTTGCTAGGCGGAGACTTCAAGAGCATAATGATCCTGCCATGTGCAGTAAGGATCTGGTGGATGAAGCTTTGAAAAGGAAAAGCGAGGATAACTTGACTGTTGTGGTGGTTTGCTTTCAATCTAATCCGCCCCCAAACTTGGTTGCCCCCCGTGCGAGAGTGCGGAGGAGCTTTTCTGCAGAGGGATTGAGAGAGTTGCAAAGCTTGTTGGATGGTTTGGGAAACTAA